In Gopherus flavomarginatus isolate rGopFla2 chromosome 1, rGopFla2.mat.asm, whole genome shotgun sequence, a single genomic region encodes these proteins:
- the TLR8 gene encoding toll-like receptor 8 — protein sequence MNPTISNLIWLLLLAYGTSEILAETKYPRTLPCDVSVNNSSVILDCSARQLRSVPAAMHGNVTELKLSDNLINEVFKESFQGLNNLMKIDLNRNQYSKAEEEAHDLCKKGMVIENGTFANLTKLRALLADENHLCKIPVGMPLSLTSLSLRHNNMLSVRRQHFSELTQLKELYMDGNCYYGNPCEKPFLADHGAFSDLTILTVLSLAFNNLTRVPSKLPSSLRKLYLNSNKIKTINQDDFNELSNVEVLDLSGNCPRCYNAPYPCEPCSGDSAIQIHPLAFQHLKNLQNLNLSSTSLISLPASWFYNTTQLKVLHLEFNYLIKEIASGEFLLQLPYLEVLDLSFNYARKSYPRYINISDKFSNLVSLQQLHLRGYVFKELKSKHLRPLMNLTKLYTLNFGVNFIKQIDLSVFQLFANLTTISLSDNRISPILEGSNNSVIRRESVQNHVIRSRSIDTDLEPSVNSMLPAEGQSSSSVYNPSFPLIKPQCSMYGKSLDLSLNSIFFIDQQQFKGFHDIACLNLSSNGIGQALNGSEFIFLPNLKYLDLSFNKLDLAYHYAFYELPKLEVLDLSYNIHYFIVSGITHRLGFTENLPYLKVLNLSYNAIFTLTEPKLTSSSLKELVFKGNRLDILWKKGDNRYINIFKNLCNLTHLDISHNRLSEIPTKAFHGLPQSLIELHITNNELKNFDWTALQQFENLTLLDLSSNELSFVIDNLASCTASLQRLVLRQNKISQLADGFFNNARSLLHLDLSYNELRSINQSIRQYDNLIYLELLDLKGNPFECTCATVDFKNWINHYVNVSIPRLATDVICATPGDQRGKSIISLDIYACTLDNVAAICFSVSFFIILTIMMTAITKHLFYWDAWYIYYFCTAKLKGYKSLGMTKALYDAYIAYDTKDMTVTDWVINELRFRLEENGDKHILLCLEERDWEPGKAVIDNLAQSIHHSRKTIFVLTERYVKNGNFKTAFYIALQRLMEENTDVIVFILLEPVLQHSQYLRLRRRICKSSVLDWPKNPHAEGLFWQNLKSVVLTENYKRYNALYTDSIK from the coding sequence ATGAATCCCACAATCTCAAATCTGATATGGCTACTTCTTCTGGCTTATGGTACTTCAGAAATTCTTGCTGAGACCAAGTATCCTAGAACCCTGCCATGTGATGTCAGCGTGAATAACTCCTCCGTCATACTTGACTGCAGTGCCCGCCAGCTGAGAAGTGTACCTGCTGCAATGCATGGTAATGTAACAGAATTAAAGCTCTCAGACAACCTTATAAATGAGGTGTTTAAAGAATCTTTTCAGGGCCTGAATAATCTTATGAAAATAGATCTAAACAGGAATCAGTACTCTAAGGCAGAGGAAGAGGCTCATGATTTGTGTAAAAAAGGAATGGTAATTGAAAATGGAACTTTTGCTAACTTAACAAAGCTAAGAGCACTATTAGCTGATGAAAACCACCTATGTAAAATACCAGTTGGGATGCCATTGTCCTTAACCTCACTGAGTTTGAGACATAACAACATGCTTTCTGTCCGTCGGCAACATTTTTCAGAACTCACACAACTGAAAGAACTCTATATGGATGGAAATTGTTATTATGGCAATCCCTGTGAAAAACCTTTCCTCGCAGACCATGGGGCTTTCTCAGACCTCACTATTTTGACAGTCCTGTCACTTGCCTTCAACAACCTGACCCGAGTTCCAAGCAAACTGCCTTCGTCTCTAAGGAAACTTTACCTCAACAGCAACAAGATCAAAACCATCAACCAGGATGATTTTAATGAACTGTCTAATGTAGAAGTCCTTGACTTAAGTGGAAACTGTCCAAGGTGCTACAATGCCCCCTACCCATGTGAACCTTGCAGTGGGGATTCTGCCATCCAAATACATCCTCTTGCTTTCCAGCATCtgaaaaatttgcagaatttaaaTCTCTCCAGCACCTCTCTCATTAGCTTACCTGCCAGCTGGTTTTATAACACAACTCAGTTAAAGGTACTGCATCTTGAATTTAACTACTTAATAAAGGAAATAGCCTCTGGAGAGTTTTTACTCCAGCTGCCTTATTTGGAGGTGCTTGATTTATCTTTTAACTATGCAAGAAAATCATACCCGAGGTACATAAATATTTCAGATAAGTTCTCCAACCTGGTCTCTCTCCAGCAACTTCACTTAAGAGGTTACGTGTTTAAGGAACTTAAGAGCAAACACCTTCGGCCTCTCATGAATCTTACTAAACTATACACCCTCAATTTTGGAGTCAACTTTATCAAGCAAATTGATCTCAGTGTGTTTCAGCTCTTTGCTAATCTGACTACAATTTCTTTGTCTGACAACAGGATATCACCCATATTAGAGGGCAGCAATAACAGTGTTATTAGAAGAGAATCAGTCCAAAATCATGTAATTCGAAGTCGTTCAATAGATACTGATCTTGAGCCATCAGTAAATAgtatgctaccagcagaaggccAATCCAGTAGCAGTGTGTATAATCCTAGTTTTCCTTTAATCAAACCTCAATGCAGCATGTATGGTAAATCATTAGATCTAAGCTTAAACAGTATTTTCTTCATTGACCAACAGCAATTTAAAGGTTTCCATGATATAGCCTGTTTGAATTTGTCTTCGAATGGCATTGGACAAGCTTTGAATGGCTCTGAATTTATCTTTCTACCTAATCTCAAATATTTAGATCTGTCTTTTAATAAACTCGATTTAGCTTATCACTATGCATTTTATGAACTGCCTAAGCTAGAGGTACTGGACCTCAGCTACAACATACACTATTTTATTGTGTCAGGAATAACACACAGATTGGGATTTACTGAAAATCTTCCATATCTAAAAGTTTTAAACTTAAGTTACAATGCAATTTTTACACTCACAGAGCCTAAACTAACTAGCAGCTCCCTGAAAGAATTAGTGTTCAAAGGAAACCGCCTTGATATTTTATGGAAAAAAGGAGATAACAGatacataaatatttttaaaaacctctgcAATCTGACTCATCTGGACATATCCCACAACAGACTTAGTGAAATTCCTACCAAGGCATTTCATGGCCTGCCACAAAGTCTAATTGAGCTACACATAACCAACAATGAATTAAAGAACTTTGATTGGACAGCCCTGCAACAATTTGAGAACCTCACATTATTGGATCTGAGCTCAAACGAACTGTCTTTTGTAATTGATAATCTTGCCAGCTGCACAGCTTCCCTTCAGAGACTAGTGCTTCGACAAAACAAGATTTCTCAGCTTGCTGATGGATTTTTTAATAACGCCCGCAGCCTCTTACATCTTGATTTAAGTTACAATGAGCTGCGTTCCATAAACCAGTCAATACGTCAGTATGATAACTTAATTTATTTAGAGCTTCTGGACTTAAAAGGAAACCCTTTCGAATGCACCTGTGCAACTGTTGATTTCAAAAACTGGATAAACCATTATGTTAATGTTAGTATCCCACGACTGGCAACAGATGTCATTTGTGCAACACCTGGAGATCAAAGAGGGAAGAGCATCATAAGTTTAGACATATATGCATGTACTTTGGATAATGTTGCAGCAATATGCTTTTCTGTATCATTCTTCATTATTTTGACCATTATGATGACAGCTAtcacaaaacatttattttattgggATGCCTGGTATATTTACTATTTTTGTACGGCAAAACTAAAAGGATATAAATCTCTTGGCATGACCAAAGCTCTCTATGATGCTTACATAGCTTATGATACTAAGGATATGACAGTAACCGACTGGGTAATAAATGAGCTACGATTTCGTCTAGAGGAAAATGGAGACAAACACATTCTGCTGTGTTTGGAGGaaagggactgggagccaggaaaggCTGTCATTGACAACCTTGCACAGAGCATCCATCACAGCAGAAAGACGATATTTGTTCTAACTGAAAGATATGTGAAAAACGGGAACTTTAAAACTGCTTTTTATATCGCTCTGCAGAGACTAATGGAGGAGAATACAGATGTAATTGTGTTTATTCTACTGGAGCCGGTGCTACAGCATTCCCAGTACCTGAGGCTGAGAAGGAGGATCTGCAAGAGCTCTGTTCTTGACTGGCCTAAGAATCCACACGCTGAAGGCCTTTTCTGGCAAAATCTAAAAAGTGTAGTGCTAACAGAAAATTATAAAAGATATAATGCATTGTACACAGATTCCATTAAATGA